A single region of the Massilia sp. erpn genome encodes:
- a CDS encoding bifunctional diguanylate cyclase/phosphodiesterase, with protein MLSSPASVPEREHRNEIDRLLEEAGDIVFRTTLLGQILFASQRSVKLLAAPREFEGQMLAGVVADSDQPVLKTALAGVVQAQAASKVELRLRTPDLDTWFELRVSLYRNADGAQELLLVGRDMTTQHATEERLRHMATHDALTELPNRLLLSDRIRMVIAHARRSGQGFAVATIGLDSFKKVNDGLGHPVGDAVLREAAARLRKTLRDSDTLARVGGDEFVAVLPGTASEAQIKLVTGRLLATLQSPFEVEGHTIYVGASVGVSVYPQHAEDEVRLVANADAAMSRAKETGKARCVVYSPRHSGPPEHDISLEAAMFQAVREGEFMLYYQPIVNAVTRDIEGFETLMRWKHPTLGMVPPARFVPIAETNGLINLLGAWALKSACVQLKQFQEVARRPLYISVNISPRQFRNDKFLDVLDDAITFSGLAGEQLVLEITEGTLMIDPVHAESILSKMAERKARIAIDDFGTGYSSLAYLKRFPISVLKIDRAFIRDLPGSEKDGAICNAVLDLAKHLNLSVVAEGVETDEQLRYVQERGCHYIQGYLTGKPMAANVALAALKERTYANLRPEEQRQVQQ; from the coding sequence ATGCTCTCCAGCCCAGCCAGCGTTCCCGAACGCGAACATCGGAATGAGATCGACCGGCTTTTGGAAGAAGCCGGCGATATCGTATTCCGCACCACCCTGCTGGGTCAGATCCTGTTCGCCAGCCAGCGCAGCGTCAAGCTGCTGGCCGCGCCGCGCGAATTCGAAGGCCAGATGCTGGCCGGCGTGGTGGCCGACAGCGACCAGCCGGTACTGAAAACGGCGCTGGCCGGCGTGGTGCAGGCCCAGGCCGCGAGCAAGGTCGAACTGCGTTTGCGCACGCCCGATCTGGACACCTGGTTCGAGCTGCGCGTCTCCCTCTACCGCAATGCCGACGGCGCGCAAGAGCTGCTGCTGGTGGGCCGCGATATGACGACCCAGCATGCGACCGAGGAAAGACTGCGCCATATGGCGACCCACGATGCGCTGACCGAGCTGCCCAACCGGCTGCTGCTGTCGGACCGCATCCGCATGGTGATCGCCCATGCGCGCCGTTCCGGCCAGGGCTTCGCGGTGGCGACCATTGGCCTGGACAGCTTCAAGAAAGTCAACGATGGCCTGGGCCATCCGGTGGGCGACGCCGTGCTGCGCGAAGCAGCCGCGCGCCTGCGCAAGACCCTGCGCGACAGCGATACCCTGGCCCGCGTCGGCGGCGATGAATTCGTCGCCGTGCTGCCCGGCACCGCCAGCGAGGCGCAGATCAAGCTGGTCACGGGCCGCCTGCTGGCGACCCTGCAGTCGCCCTTCGAAGTCGAAGGCCATACGATTTATGTCGGCGCCTCGGTCGGCGTCTCGGTCTACCCCCAGCACGCGGAAGACGAAGTGCGCCTGGTAGCCAATGCTGATGCCGCCATGTCGCGCGCCAAGGAAACCGGCAAGGCGCGCTGCGTGGTCTACAGCCCGCGCCACAGCGGCCCGCCGGAACACGATATCTCGCTGGAAGCGGCCATGTTCCAGGCCGTGCGCGAGGGTGAATTCATGCTGTATTACCAGCCCATCGTCAACGCCGTCACGCGCGATATCGAGGGCTTCGAAACCCTGATGCGCTGGAAGCATCCGACCCTGGGCATGGTGCCGCCGGCGCGTTTCGTGCCAATTGCCGAAACCAATGGCCTGATTAATCTGCTGGGCGCCTGGGCTTTAAAATCGGCCTGCGTCCAGCTTAAACAATTTCAGGAAGTGGCAAGGCGGCCGCTATATATCTCTGTTAATATCAGCCCCCGGCAATTCCGCAACGATAAATTCCTGGATGTGCTCGACGATGCGATTACATTCTCCGGCCTCGCTGGTGAACAATTGGTTTTAGAAATTACTGAAGGTACGCTGATGATCGATCCGGTGCACGCCGAATCCATTCTCAGCAAAATGGCCGAGCGCAAGGCGCGCATCGCCATCGACGACTTTGGCACCGGCTACTCTTCGCTGGCTTATCTGAAGCGTTTCCCCATCTCCGTGCTGAAAATCGACCGCGCCTTCATCCGCGACCTGCCCGGCTCGGAAAAGGATGGCGCCATCTGCAACGCCGTGCTGGACCTGGCCAAGCACTTGAATCTGTCGGTGGTGGCAGAAGGCGTGGAGACCGACGAGCAGCTGCGCTATGTGCAGGAACGCGGCTGCCACTATATCCAGGGCTACCTGACCGGCAAACCGATGGCCGCCAATGTGGCGCTGGCCGCGCTGAAAGAGCGCACCTACGCCAATCTGCGTCCGGAAGAACAGCGCCAGGTGCAGCAATGA
- a CDS encoding MFS transporter, with product MPSQSVSFALFLFCYYAHAGTFSTYASLFFAGKGMTVAQIGVLMSLIQVLRIFGPNVWGYVADHSERRVLVLRLTGAAALTAFSGFFFGFSFVHFFIAMVLLNLFTSAQGPICEALMLSEMRGDLSNYGRIRLWGSIGFIISSMGAAFALDAYGTNVLPWVAGGLLLCVFGAAFRLKDVPRPPHREAPPALLSVLRRREVLAFFLSTALMVAAHTSLYTFYSLYLERAGYSKAMIGAMWSLGVVAEVLLFYFQAPLFKRWGARRMLYLTLAVAVLRFAMIGAGATSLALLLAAQLLHAATFALHHSSSVMTMQRWFAGPLQARGQALYISISYGVGGTLGGLFLSQCWEKMGAESVYYVASGLAALSLGAATLSFRWQACSQAGSKAAGAA from the coding sequence ATGCCTAGCCAGTCCGTCAGTTTCGCGCTCTTCCTGTTCTGCTATTACGCCCACGCCGGCACGTTCTCCACCTACGCCAGCCTGTTCTTCGCCGGCAAGGGCATGACGGTGGCGCAGATCGGCGTGCTGATGTCGCTGATCCAGGTGCTGCGCATTTTCGGGCCGAATGTCTGGGGCTATGTGGCCGACCATTCCGAACGCCGCGTGCTGGTGCTGCGCCTGACCGGCGCCGCCGCGCTGACGGCGTTCTCTGGTTTCTTCTTCGGCTTCAGCTTCGTCCACTTCTTTATCGCCATGGTGCTGCTGAATCTCTTCACCAGCGCGCAGGGGCCGATCTGCGAGGCGCTGATGCTGTCCGAGATGCGCGGCGACTTGAGCAACTATGGACGCATCCGGCTGTGGGGTTCGATCGGCTTCATCATCTCCTCGATGGGCGCGGCTTTCGCGCTCGATGCCTACGGTACCAATGTCTTGCCCTGGGTGGCGGGCGGCCTGCTGCTGTGCGTCTTCGGCGCCGCTTTCCGCCTGAAGGATGTGCCGCGCCCGCCGCACCGGGAAGCGCCGCCAGCCTTGCTCAGCGTGCTGCGCCGGCGCGAGGTGCTGGCCTTCTTCCTCTCCACCGCCCTGATGGTGGCGGCCCATACCTCGCTCTACACCTTCTACTCCCTGTATCTGGAGCGGGCAGGGTATAGCAAGGCGATGATCGGCGCCATGTGGTCGCTGGGCGTGGTGGCCGAGGTGCTGCTGTTCTATTTCCAGGCGCCGCTGTTCAAGCGCTGGGGCGCGCGGCGCATGCTGTATCTGACGCTGGCGGTGGCCGTGCTGCGCTTCGCCATGATCGGCGCCGGCGCAACCTCGCTGGCGCTGCTGCTGGCGGCCCAACTGCTGCATGCGGCCACTTTCGCCCTGCATCATTCCTCATCCGTGATGACCATGCAGCGCTGGTTCGCCGGCCCCTTGCAGGCACGCGGCCAAGCCCTCTATATCAGTATTTCCTATGGCGTGGGCGGCACGCTGGGCGGCCTGTTCCTGTCGCAGTGCTGGGAGAAGATGGGAGCGGAATCGGTCTACTATGTGGCGTCGGGACTGGCGGCGCTGTCGCTGGGCGCCGCCACGCTGTCCTTCCGCTGGCAGGCGTGCAGCCAGGCTGGGAGCAAGGCCGCGGGCGCGGCCTGA
- a CDS encoding alpha/beta fold hydrolase, whose product MLLNVQGAQAYCYTGGKAFDAQLPTLVFLHGAQNDHSVWGLQSRYLAHHGYSVLAVDLPGHGRSKGAAKRSVEELADWLVALLDAAGVLRAALIGHSMGSLIALEAAQRAPQRVSHLALLGSTYPMKVSDALLDAARSEEQTAIDMVNIWSLSSQTMPCAVPGVSLSGSARRLMQRMSRLNPEQLFHTDFSACNAYTGGEAAARAVNCPTLLVFGGKDIMTPPKSTKLLRETLAHAQTVQVDAGHQMMAEQPDAVLAALRGFLNQAGA is encoded by the coding sequence ATGCTGCTCAATGTACAAGGGGCGCAAGCCTACTGTTATACCGGCGGCAAGGCCTTCGATGCGCAGCTGCCGACCCTGGTCTTCCTCCACGGCGCGCAGAACGACCATTCGGTGTGGGGCTTACAATCGCGCTACCTGGCGCATCACGGCTATAGCGTGCTGGCGGTCGACCTGCCAGGGCATGGGCGCAGCAAGGGCGCGGCCAAGCGCAGTGTCGAAGAGCTGGCGGACTGGCTGGTCGCCCTGCTGGACGCGGCGGGCGTGCTGCGCGCGGCCCTCATTGGTCACAGCATGGGTTCCCTGATCGCGCTGGAAGCTGCGCAGCGCGCGCCGCAGCGGGTCAGCCATCTGGCGCTGCTGGGATCGACCTATCCGATGAAGGTGTCGGATGCCTTGCTGGATGCAGCACGCAGCGAAGAGCAGACGGCCATCGATATGGTCAATATCTGGTCGCTGTCCTCGCAGACCATGCCTTGCGCCGTGCCTGGCGTATCGCTCAGCGGCAGTGCGCGGCGGCTGATGCAGCGCATGTCACGGCTCAATCCCGAGCAGCTGTTCCACACCGACTTCAGTGCCTGCAATGCCTACACCGGCGGCGAAGCGGCGGCGCGCGCGGTGAATTGCCCTACCCTGCTGGTCTTCGGCGGCAAGGACATCATGACGCCGCCCAAGTCCACCAAACTGCTGCGCGAAACGCTTGCCCATGCGCAGACGGTGCAGGTGGATGCCGGCCACCAGATGATGGCCGAACAGCCTGACGCCGTGCTGGCCGCGCTGCGCGGCTTCCTCAACCAGGCCGGCGCTTGA
- a CDS encoding HDOD domain-containing protein — MNGQFIPSTKLGEKTLNKLWECTRLQGDMPGFAKAITAILGAMRGEDDQEFSMTGTVLSDPVLTQKVLRLANSSMYSAFGQHVNTITKAVLVLGTEAIGHLALGLKLIEELSNASPGSGIAHIEMEKAVLAGMVAREVAGSADPRSAEEAVVCSMLQTLGRMMLTFYMPERWTELQERAGEGREGDAAQELLGLSIEEIGRATAIHWGLPKNLIAGMRNVGPIDPDAGIGHQDWIAGISTMSRLCAESLWHDNEAGAAEVQRLTEDYAGMLGVSPQQLQTAIEQAKVVAAADLSIAPLSKPAERRAKALARTRQRQEGNKILLSGLADMRDVVDSASPGQMVSIALETVFQGLDFSRAVAFVHNRRESRYAARMCFGEGMKEKLGQMVFDDAYEPNVFHAALTSDRVIFIENARDPKFAAKLPAWWKGTLSEARSFIVLPLSAHGHPAGFIYGDWDESFPPIELSQTEFSLLNDMRALVAKAVEHRQQLETASNRVA, encoded by the coding sequence ATGAACGGACAATTCATCCCCAGCACCAAGCTGGGTGAAAAGACCCTGAACAAGCTGTGGGAATGCACCCGCCTGCAGGGCGATATGCCGGGCTTCGCCAAGGCCATCACCGCCATCCTGGGCGCCATGCGCGGTGAGGACGACCAGGAATTCAGCATGACCGGCACCGTGCTGTCCGATCCGGTATTGACGCAGAAAGTGCTGCGCCTGGCGAACAGCAGCATGTATTCCGCCTTCGGCCAGCACGTCAACACCATCACCAAGGCCGTGCTGGTGCTCGGTACCGAAGCGATCGGCCACCTGGCTCTGGGCTTGAAGCTGATCGAAGAGCTGTCGAACGCCTCGCCCGGTTCCGGCATCGCCCATATCGAGATGGAAAAAGCGGTATTGGCCGGCATGGTGGCGCGCGAAGTGGCCGGCAGCGCCGATCCGCGTTCGGCGGAAGAAGCCGTGGTCTGCTCCATGCTGCAAACCCTGGGCCGCATGATGCTGACCTTCTATATGCCGGAGCGCTGGACCGAGCTGCAGGAACGCGCTGGCGAAGGCCGGGAAGGCGATGCCGCACAGGAGCTGCTGGGGCTGAGCATCGAGGAAATCGGCCGCGCCACGGCCATCCACTGGGGCTTGCCGAAAAATTTGATCGCCGGCATGCGCAATGTCGGCCCGATCGATCCCGACGCCGGCATCGGCCATCAGGACTGGATCGCGGGCATCTCCACCATGTCGCGCCTGTGCGCCGAATCGCTGTGGCACGACAACGAGGCCGGCGCCGCCGAAGTGCAGCGTCTGACCGAGGACTATGCCGGCATGCTGGGCGTTTCGCCGCAACAGCTGCAAACGGCCATCGAGCAGGCCAAGGTGGTGGCGGCGGCCGATCTGTCGATCGCGCCCCTGTCCAAGCCCGCCGAGCGGCGCGCCAAGGCGCTGGCCCGCACGCGTCAGCGCCAGGAGGGCAATAAGATCCTGCTCAGCGGCCTGGCCGATATGCGCGACGTGGTCGATAGCGCCAGCCCGGGGCAGATGGTCTCGATCGCGTTGGAAACCGTGTTCCAGGGCCTGGACTTCTCGCGCGCCGTCGCCTTCGTGCACAACCGCCGCGAAAGCCGCTATGCCGCCCGCATGTGCTTCGGCGAAGGCATGAAGGAAAAACTGGGCCAGATGGTGTTCGACGACGCCTACGAACCGAACGTCTTCCATGCGGCGCTGACCAGCGACCGCGTGATCTTCATCGAGAATGCGCGCGATCCGAAGTTCGCAGCCAAGCTGCCTGCGTGGTGGAAAGGCACGCTGTCCGAGGCGCGCAGCTTCATCGTGCTGCCGCTGTCGGCGCACGGCCATCCGGCAGGCTTCATCTATGGCGACTGGGACGAGTCTTTCCCGCCGATCGAATTGAGCCAGACCGAATTCAGCCTGCTGAACGATATGCGCGCCCTGGTCGCCAAGGCGGTCGAGCACCGCCAGCAGCTGGAAACAGCCAGCAACCGCGTGGCCTGA
- a CDS encoding EAL domain-containing protein, translating to MPPSITPLDENAKDDHDDLVFLEEHPAPQAAAATRSVWRVMIIDDDEDVHSTTTFALGNLDMQHRPLEFVHAYSAAQARELLKQEQEIAVILLDVVMEQDDAGLHLVRYIRETLRMADVRIILRTGQPGYAPEIDAIRDFDINDYKTKSELTRIKLYTTVTAAIRSYEQIRKINDSRRGLNQIINASTDLMALHGVHNFAAGVLAQIATLLGQEASGVLCAQECPDSGCRELHVIATAGQYRHLENAVMTATIDARMADSMERTLAEHRNQYRDEYVTLHFSGKASRAFVAYLDLRRAPTELEERLLEVFCGNVAVGLENVELVSHLHKAAFYDTLSKLPNRTRLIEILDATLAGPAKQDATLSLVDLDHFAETNDALGHEFGDMLLVAVAARLQNSLGQQLTVARIGGDIFCLLGDSSQINPACILSLFQTPFSIEGQDVQLSATLGLVRLAEHDGSGADALKDADIALKRAKSQQRAGHFYFSRSMGVEIRERVRMMHALRTAFGQNQLFVVYQPQIDLFSRRPVGAEALLRWQTPDGKFISPDRFIPIAEYSGLIIELGEWVMRTACRELVALRAAGHEDFTMSINVSQVQFRHPHFLDMLRRALNDTGAPPEYVELEITESMAMEEPDLLIKMLAQIKQTGVTIAIDDFGTGFSSLSYLQRLQIDRLKIDRAFVTEITGSARGSSIAEMVIQLGRNLGLAVIAEGVEDERQAQILHTLGCPLAQGFLFARPMTNQALLGWLGNDALAGVA from the coding sequence ATGCCCCCATCGATCACGCCCCTTGACGAAAACGCCAAGGACGATCACGACGACCTGGTGTTTTTAGAGGAGCATCCGGCGCCCCAAGCGGCAGCCGCAACGCGCAGTGTCTGGCGGGTGATGATTATCGACGACGACGAAGACGTCCATTCCACGACCACCTTCGCCCTCGGCAACCTCGACATGCAGCATCGTCCGCTGGAGTTCGTGCACGCCTATTCGGCGGCGCAGGCGCGCGAGCTGCTGAAACAGGAACAGGAAATCGCCGTCATCCTGCTCGACGTGGTGATGGAGCAGGACGACGCCGGCCTGCACCTGGTGCGCTATATCCGCGAAACCCTGCGCATGGCCGATGTGCGCATCATCCTGCGCACCGGCCAGCCCGGCTATGCGCCCGAGATCGACGCCATCCGCGATTTCGACATCAACGATTACAAGACCAAGTCCGAGCTGACGCGCATCAAGCTGTACACCACGGTGACGGCGGCGATCCGCTCGTATGAACAGATCCGCAAGATCAACGACAGCCGGCGCGGCCTGAACCAGATCATCAATGCCAGCACCGATCTGATGGCGCTGCACGGCGTGCATAATTTCGCGGCCGGCGTGCTGGCGCAGATCGCCACCCTGCTGGGCCAGGAAGCCAGCGGCGTGCTGTGCGCTCAGGAATGTCCGGACAGCGGCTGCCGCGAACTGCATGTGATCGCCACGGCCGGCCAGTACCGCCACCTGGAAAACGCGGTGATGACCGCCACCATTGATGCGCGCATGGCCGATTCGATGGAACGCACGCTGGCCGAGCACCGCAACCAGTACCGCGACGAATATGTGACCCTGCATTTCTCGGGCAAGGCCAGCCGCGCCTTCGTCGCCTACCTGGACCTGCGGCGCGCGCCGACCGAGCTCGAAGAGCGCCTGCTGGAAGTCTTCTGCGGCAATGTGGCCGTGGGCCTGGAAAACGTGGAACTGGTCTCGCACCTGCACAAGGCGGCCTTCTACGACACCCTGTCCAAGCTGCCCAACCGCACGCGCCTGATCGAGATCCTGGACGCCACCCTGGCCGGCCCGGCCAAGCAGGACGCCACGCTGTCCCTGGTCGACCTCGACCACTTCGCCGAAACCAACGACGCGCTGGGCCACGAATTCGGCGACATGCTGCTGGTGGCCGTGGCGGCCCGCCTGCAAAACAGCCTGGGCCAGCAGCTCACCGTGGCGCGCATCGGCGGCGATATTTTCTGCCTGCTGGGCGACTCCAGCCAGATCAATCCAGCCTGCATCCTGTCGCTGTTCCAGACCCCGTTCAGCATCGAGGGCCAGGATGTGCAGCTGTCCGCCACCCTGGGCCTGGTGCGCCTGGCCGAGCATGACGGCAGCGGCGCCGATGCGCTGAAGGACGCCGACATCGCGCTGAAACGCGCCAAATCGCAGCAGCGCGCCGGCCACTTCTACTTCTCGCGCAGCATGGGCGTGGAAATCCGCGAACGCGTGCGCATGATGCACGCGCTGCGCACGGCTTTTGGCCAGAACCAGCTGTTTGTCGTCTACCAGCCGCAGATCGACCTGTTCTCGCGCCGCCCGGTCGGCGCTGAAGCCCTGCTGCGCTGGCAGACGCCGGACGGCAAATTCATCTCGCCTGACCGCTTCATCCCGATTGCCGAGTATTCCGGTCTGATCATCGAGCTGGGCGAATGGGTGATGCGCACCGCCTGCCGCGAGCTGGTGGCGCTGCGCGCCGCCGGGCATGAGGACTTCACCATGTCGATCAATGTGTCGCAGGTACAGTTCCGCCACCCGCACTTCCTGGATATGCTGCGCCGCGCCTTGAACGATACCGGCGCGCCGCCCGAGTATGTGGAACTGGAGATCACCGAATCCATGGCCATGGAAGAGCCGGACCTGCTGATCAAGATGCTGGCCCAGATCAAGCAGACCGGCGTCACCATCGCCATCGACGATTTCGGCACCGGCTTCTCCTCCCTGTCCTATCTGCAGCGCCTGCAGATCGACCGCCTGAAGATCGACCGCGCCTTCGTCACCGAAATCACCGGTTCGGCGCGCGGCAGCAGCATCGCCGAGATGGTGATCCAGCTGGGCCGCAACCTGGGCCTGGCCGTGATCGCGGAAGGCGTGGAGGACGAGCGCCAGGCGCAGATCCTGCACACGCTGGGCTGCCCGCTGGCCCAGGGCTTCCTGTTTGCCCGTCCGATGACCAACCAGGCCCTGCTGGGCTGGCTCGGCAACGATGCGCTGGCCGGCGTGGCCTGA
- a CDS encoding O-acetylhomoserine aminocarboxypropyltransferase, translated as MSSPQYPGFDTLALHAGAAPDPVTGARATPVYFSSSFAFRDSDHAAALFNMEQAGHVYSRISNPTNAVLEERIAALEGGVAGIATASGQAAMHLGLSTIAGAGSHIVASRALYGGSHNLLGYTLKRFGIETTFVDPRDLDAWRAAIRPNTKVLFAETLGNPGLDVLDIPRVAELAHSQHLPLMMDATFTTPYLLRPLDHGADLVFHSATKFLCGHGTAIGGLLVDGGTFDWQAAYDQSGRFGELCEPYEGFHGMVFAEESTVAAFALRARREGLRDFGAVMSPHNAFAVLQGIETLSLRMERHVANTRKVVQFLLSHPAVESVSYPELPEHPDYELAKRLLPKGCGAVFSFNLKGDRAAGRRFADSLKVFSHLANVGDAKSLVIHPASTTHFRVPAEQLAASGIAEGTMRLSVGLEDADDLIEDLARGLKLAQKGG; from the coding sequence ATGAGCAGTCCCCAGTACCCGGGTTTCGATACCCTTGCCCTGCATGCCGGCGCCGCGCCGGACCCCGTCACGGGGGCGCGCGCCACCCCGGTGTATTTCAGTTCCTCCTTTGCTTTCCGCGATTCCGACCATGCCGCGGCCCTGTTCAATATGGAGCAGGCCGGCCATGTGTATTCGCGCATCTCGAACCCCACCAACGCCGTGCTGGAAGAGCGCATCGCCGCGCTGGAAGGCGGCGTGGCGGGCATCGCCACAGCCAGCGGCCAGGCCGCCATGCACCTGGGCCTGAGCACCATTGCCGGCGCCGGCTCGCATATCGTCGCCTCGCGCGCCCTGTACGGCGGCTCGCACAATCTGCTGGGCTATACGCTGAAGCGCTTCGGCATCGAAACCACCTTCGTCGATCCGCGCGACCTGGATGCCTGGCGCGCCGCGATCCGTCCCAATACCAAGGTCTTGTTCGCCGAAACGCTGGGTAATCCCGGCCTCGATGTGCTGGATATTCCGCGCGTGGCCGAGCTGGCGCACAGCCAGCACCTGCCGTTGATGATGGACGCCACTTTCACCACGCCCTATCTGCTGCGCCCTCTCGACCATGGCGCCGACTTGGTGTTCCACTCGGCCACCAAATTCCTGTGCGGCCATGGCACGGCCATTGGCGGGCTGCTGGTCGACGGCGGCACCTTCGACTGGCAAGCGGCTTACGACCAGAGCGGCCGCTTCGGCGAACTGTGCGAACCGTATGAGGGCTTCCACGGCATGGTGTTCGCCGAGGAATCGACCGTGGCGGCGTTCGCGCTGCGCGCGCGGCGCGAGGGCTTGCGCGACTTCGGCGCGGTGATGAGCCCCCACAACGCCTTCGCCGTGCTGCAGGGGATCGAAACCCTGAGCCTGCGCATGGAGCGCCATGTGGCGAACACGCGCAAGGTGGTGCAGTTCCTGCTGTCGCATCCGGCGGTGGAGTCGGTATCCTATCCCGAGCTGCCCGAGCATCCTGACTATGAGCTGGCCAAGCGCCTGCTGCCCAAGGGCTGCGGTGCCGTTTTTTCCTTCAATCTGAAAGGCGACCGCGCGGCCGGACGGCGCTTTGCCGATAGCTTGAAGGTGTTCTCCCATCTGGCCAATGTGGGCGACGCCAAGTCGCTGGTGATCCATCCGGCATCGACCACCCATTTCCGCGTGCCGGCCGAGCAACTGGCGGCGTCCGGCATTGCGGAAGGCACGATGCGCCTGTCGGTCGGACTGGAAGATGCAGACGACCTGATTGAAGATCTGGCGCGCGGCCTGAAACTGGCGCAGAAAGGAGGCTGA
- a CDS encoding CBS domain-containing protein, protein MKVSEILQVKGNILYTISPDQPLVEAANTMAEKDIGSLVVMEFGDLVGMLTFREVLQALHSNQGSVGGGTVRKHMNDHPITVTPDTEVNEVRRIMLEKHARYLPVMNAKTLLGVISFYDVARAVLEAQSFENRMLKAYIRDWPAEAADEAQN, encoded by the coding sequence ATGAAAGTCTCCGAAATTCTCCAAGTCAAAGGCAATATTCTCTACACGATCTCGCCGGATCAACCCCTGGTGGAAGCGGCCAATACCATGGCCGAGAAAGATATCGGTTCGCTGGTGGTCATGGAATTCGGCGACCTGGTCGGCATGCTGACTTTCCGCGAAGTGCTGCAGGCGCTGCATTCGAACCAGGGTTCGGTGGGCGGCGGCACGGTGCGCAAGCATATGAACGACCATCCGATCACCGTGACCCCGGATACCGAAGTCAACGAGGTGCGCCGCATCATGCTGGAAAAGCATGCGCGCTACCTGCCCGTGATGAACGCGAAAACGCTGCTGGGCGTGATTTCCTTCTACGACGTGGCGCGCGCCGTGCTGGAAGCGCAGAGCTTCGAGAACCGCATGCTGAAAGCCTATATCCGCGACTGGCCGGCCGAAGCGGCCGACGAGGCGCAGAACTGA
- the aroC gene encoding chorismate synthase has protein sequence MSGNSFGKLFSVSTFGESHGPAIGCVIDGCPPGLELSEADIQPELDRRKPGTSRHVTQRQEPDTVEILSGVYQGVTTGTPIALMIRNQDQRSKDYGNIVDSFRPGHADYAYWHKYGVRDPRGGGRSSARLTAPVVGAAAIAKKWLKQQYGTVFMGCMSQLGDIEIPFQSWEHVANNPFFAATGDAALIARMEEAMDQLRRDGDSIGARIEVVAQNVPVGLGQPIYDKLDADIAYAMMGINAVKGVEIGAGFRCIAQKGSEHGDELTPQGFVGNNAGGVLGGISTGQDITASIAIKPTSSIRTPRRSIDKDGNPVMVETFGRHDPCVGIRATPIAEAMLALVLMDHALMHRAQCGDVRVATPDISKHK, from the coding sequence ATGTCCGGCAACTCTTTTGGCAAACTCTTTTCCGTTAGCACTTTTGGCGAATCCCACGGCCCGGCGATTGGCTGCGTGATCGATGGCTGCCCACCGGGGCTGGAATTGTCCGAGGCCGATATCCAGCCCGAGCTGGACCGCCGCAAGCCCGGCACCTCGCGCCACGTCACCCAGCGCCAGGAACCGGATACGGTGGAGATCCTGTCCGGCGTCTACCAGGGCGTGACCACCGGCACCCCGATTGCGCTGATGATCCGCAACCAGGACCAGCGCAGCAAGGATTACGGCAATATCGTCGACAGTTTCCGCCCCGGCCACGCCGACTATGCCTATTGGCACAAATACGGCGTGCGCGATCCGCGCGGCGGCGGCCGTTCCTCGGCGCGCCTGACGGCGCCGGTGGTGGGCGCGGCGGCCATTGCCAAGAAGTGGCTCAAGCAGCAGTACGGTACTGTCTTCATGGGCTGCATGAGCCAATTGGGCGATATCGAGATTCCTTTCCAGAGCTGGGAACATGTGGCCAATAACCCCTTCTTCGCCGCCACCGGCGACGCGGCCCTGATCGCGCGCATGGAAGAGGCCATGGACCAGCTGCGCCGCGATGGCGATTCCATCGGCGCGCGCATCGAGGTGGTGGCGCAGAACGTGCCGGTGGGCCTGGGCCAGCCGATTTACGACAAGTTGGACGCCGACATCGCTTATGCCATGATGGGCATCAATGCCGTCAAGGGCGTGGAGATCGGCGCCGGCTTCCGCTGCATCGCGCAGAAAGGCTCCGAGCATGGCGACGAGCTGACGCCGCAAGGCTTTGTCGGCAATAACGCCGGTGGCGTATTGGGCGGCATTTCGACCGGCCAGGACATCACCGCCTCGATCGCCATCAAGCCCACGTCCTCGATCCGCACGCCGCGCCGCTCCATCGACAAGGACGGCAATCCGGTGATGGTGGAAACCTTCGGCCGCCACGATCCCTGCGTCGGCATCCGCGCCACGCCGATTGCCGAAGCTATGCTGGCCCTGGTGCTGATGGACCACGCCCTGATGCACCGCGCCCAGTGCGGCGACGTGCGCGTGGCCACGCCGGACATCTCGAAGCATAAGTAA